A genomic region of Fusarium oxysporum f. sp. lycopersici 4287 supercont2.30 genomic scaffold, whole genome shotgun sequence contains the following coding sequences:
- a CDS encoding uncharacterized protein (At least one base has a quality score < 10), with the protein MFGSNGSFAIMPSSFDGKEVEYFATLEAKDRKYLNELAVLFSHDTQRLEVYAGRVIVIGDAAHAIPPTGGQGAAMAFEDAETLSYVLGRIRDICLIRPNGDHRSLVNEMLHKWQRHRQGRIVKVMDFTSMQVLHHLPDVVCV; encoded by the exons ATGTTCGGTTCCAACGGCTCGTTCGCTATTATGCCGTCCAGCTTTGATGGCAAAGAAGTAGAGTACTTTGCCACTCTCGAAGCGAAAGATCGCA AATACCTTAACGAGCTGGCC GTTCTTTTCAGTCACGACACTCAACGACTTGAAGTCTACGCTGGTCGAGTAATAGTTATTGGTGATGCAGCGCATGCTATCCCACCGACTGGCGGCCAAGGAGCTGCCATGGCATTCGAAGACGCTGAAACACTTTCTTACGTCCTCGGACGGATCCGCGATATTTGCCTGATCCGTCCTAACGGTGACCATAGATCGCTGGTGAACGAGATGCTCCACAAGTGGCAGCGACACCGCCAAGGTCGAATCGTCAAGGTCATGGACTTTACTTCGATGCAAGTGTTACATCATTTACCAGACGTAGTCTGTGTCTGA